ATAAATATGAGACCATTCGCAATTGCAGGAATACAAATGAAAGTATCAGCTGTCGCTTCCAACGTGGAAATGATGAAGTTGAAAATTGACATTACCATGAACCTTTACCCATGGATTCAAATGATTATGTTTAGTGAACTTTGTGCTTATGGGCCATTGACCCATACAGCCCAACCAATTCCTAATAATTTTGAAGCGGAGATGCAGGCTATGGCCAAAAAATATGGGATATGGCTGCTCCCTGGTTCTATATTTGAAGAAAGTGAGGGCAAAATTTATAATACAGCCACGGTTATCAATCCCAAAGGTAAAATAGTGACGCGTTACCGCAAAATGTTTCCATTTTATCCTTACGAAACAGGGGTAACACCCGGACAGGATTTTTGCGTATTTGATGTGCCTAAGGTGGCAAGGTTTGGAGTTTCTATTTGTTATGACATGTGGTTTCCTGAAACTATTCGTACTTTAACCACTATGGGAGCCGAAGTCATTATGCATCCAACAATGTCGGGTACCATTGATCGTGATATCGAACTGTCTATAGTTAGGGCAATGGCTTCAGTAAACCAATGCTATTTCTTTGATGTTAATGGTTTAGATACTGGTGGATGTGGTCGTTCTATTGTTTGTGGACCTGACGGACGTATTTTACATCAGTCAGAAGGCACTGAGGAAATCATACCACTTGAACTGAATATTGGAATGGCAAAAAGAAGTCGGGAATTGGGTATTCTTCGCTTAGGGCAACCTCTAAAAAGTTTTCGTGACCATATACATTCAGGCCAATTTGGAATTTACCAACCTAATATACCCACGCCTTATTTAGATTCTTTAGGCCCATTGGTAAAACCTACGCGACTTGATAAAATTGCAGAATTGAAGATAAAAGAAAATTTATTGGCGCAACAAGCCTCACCCATCCATTATAAAGGGGATGGTTTAATTTAAATCGAAATATTATGGGTGGAATTCCAATGAGTAAAAATAAAAAATCAAATACAATTAAGGATTATGTGAGTTGGTTTGAAATACCGGCAATCGATTTTCAGCAAGCGGTACATTTCTATAACCATATATTCGGGATTGAAATGGAACAGAACATAACAGATGTTAATGCCATGGCCTTTTTTCCAGTTAAATCAGGTATTGGTGGAGCTGTAATTGCCAGTCCTGGATCTATACCTTCAGATACTGGACCATTGATCTATTTAAATGGAGGTAAAGATCTCAATAATGTGTTAAACAAAGTAGAAGAGGTCGGCGGACGCATAGTGATGTCAAAAACACTCATTAGTGAAGATGCTGGCTATTTTGCCATTTTTATAGATTCACAAGGAAACAAACTGGCCTTGCATTCAAAAAATTAAAATGTGACTAAGAATAAAACAAAAAGTGCACCTTATTATAATATCGGACAGCTTCGGGTTGATTATTGGAATAAATTAAAAATTGAAACCTCCGAACTTTCCCGTTGCAATAAAGGGTCTGCAAATGAAACAACCCATAAACAGAAAGTCGAAGGGCTACTCAAAGATTTAAAAGGAGTGGAATGTTTTTTCGCCTCTCCAGGAAAAGAGCGCTTGCAAAAACTCGAAAATGCCTTTTTAAGTCATGAATATGCATCCTTATCCAATTTGGTAGCTGAAACAACAAAACAATTGGTAGGCGATAGTTATAGAAGTAATCTTGAGTTTATTACTCAAGAAGAAAATAGTATTGAATCGCCAAGTGAAGACCAATATGATGGAGCTAGAAAAAATCACTTTGAGGTCTTGTTTGTTGACGAGATATCAGAACAAGAAGAGACCAAGCTTAGTAATAGCTTGAGATTACTTCGATCTTCCAATGATAAATTTACTTATGGTGTTGTAGTGCAAACCTCCTTTCAAGATGCCATGATTGCATTGCTTTTTAATTATAATATTCAAGCTGTCGTTGTTCGTTATGCACCTCCATACTATTCAAAGGGTATTGCTCCAATTATCAAACCCTATATCCAACAAGTAACAAAATTGGATTTCTCCTATAAATCCGAAACAGACCTCGGACCTTTAATAGGCTCGTTAATAAAGCAATTCAGATCAGAATTAGATGTTTATTATGTGACAGATACTTCATTGGGTCATTTAAAGGATAGTACATTAAAAGGTTTTAGGCGCATATTCTATCAGACCGAGGACATACAAGAACTGCACCTTACTATTATGCATGGCATTATGGAAAGATACAATACCCCTTTCTTTTCTGCCTTGGTTGAATACAGCCAAAAACCTACTGGGGTATTTCACGCCATGCCTATTTCTCGTGGTAATTCTGTTTTCAAATCGAGATGGATTAACGATTTTGGTGATTTTTATGGTCGTAATATGTTTTTGGCAGAAACATCTGCCACAACAGGTGGTCTAGACTCTTTATTACAGCCTACAGGCTCTATTAAAAAAGCACAGGAGATGGCGCGTGATGCCTATGGTTCACAATACACCTATTTTGTTACCAACGGAACATCTACAGCTAATAAAATAGTCATGCAGGCCTTGGTAAAACCTCATGATGTCGTACTTATTGATAGAGATTGCCATAAGTCGCATCACTACGGACTGGTGCTAGCTGGTGCCTATCCCGTTTATTTGGATTCCTATCCTATTGAAGAATACTCCATGTACGGAGCGGTTCCTTTAGAACAAATTAAAACCAAATTACTGCAATTAAAAGAGGCAGGAAGACTGGACAAAGTAAAAATGTTACTCTTAACCAACTGTACTTTTGACGGGCTTGTGTATAATGTAGAGAGGGTGATGGAACAAGTTCTCGCCATTAAACCAGATATGGTTTTTTTATGGGATGAAGCTTGGTTTGCTTTTGCAGGATTTGCATATAATTATAAGCAGCGTACTGGTATGTATACGGCCAACAAGCTTTATGAAAAATATAATAGTCCTAATTATAGAAAGCAGTATAATGAGCATATAAAAGAATTACGTGCAGGAGACCAATCATTATTACCCGATCCCGATAAAGTTCGGATACGGGTATATGCTACTCAAAGTACACACAAGACTTTAAGTAGCTTCAGACAGGGTTCCATGATTCATATTTGGGATGAGGATTTCCGAAGAATAACGGAAAACACATTTCTTGAAAGCTATATGACCCATACCTCTACCTCGCCTAACTACCAGATGTTGGCCTCACTCGATGTTGGAAGACGCCAAGTGCAACTAGAAGGATTTGAATTGGTTGAAAAGAGTATTGAAATGGCTATGGTACTTCGTGCCAAGGTAAATGATAATCCTCAGTTGAGTAAATACTTTGATGTCTTGACTGTACACGATTTTATTCCAGATAAATTTCGTCAAACTGGCCTTAAGGAATACTATACCAAACTTGAAGGTTGGAATCGGATGGACGAGGCTTGGGAAAAAGATGATTTTGTTCTGGATCCAACCAAAATCACCTTATATATTGGTAAAACAGGCGTTGATGGCGATACTTTTAAGAATAAATATTTAATGGATAAATTCAATATCCAAATCAACAAGACGTCTCGCAATACTGTATTATTCATGACCAATATTGGGACCACGAGAGGTAGTATTACCTATCTTATCAATGCGCTTTTAAAAATTACAGATGAATTGGATGATGAGTTAAAAGCACTGAATGACAGGGAAAGGGAAATTCGGGATAAAAGAATACACTCCTTAACCAAAGAAGTACCGCCATTACCAGATTTCAGTTATTTCCATCACTCATTTCAAGCAGTTCCTGGAGTTCCTGGAGGTAATTTGCGAGAAGCTTATTTCTTGGCTTATGACGAGGACAATTATGAATATATACCCTTAAATGAATGCTTGCCTATTATGGATACAGGAAGAAAATTAGTTGCTTCTACATTTGTAATTCCTTATCCGCCAGGTTTTCCTGTATTAGTTCCTGGGCAGGTAGTTAGCGACGAAATCATCAATTTTTTGACTGTACTTGATGTAAGCGAAATACACGGTTATCGTTCCGATTTAGGTCTTAGGATATTTAAAGAAAAGGTACTCAACAGGCATAAGGTCACCACTTCTATCGGTGGCATGTCTATTGGGAAAAATAAAAAACAATAAATTTAATCATTGAAAAATATTTATATGACAATTAAAAAAACAATAAACATAAAACAAGATATCAAACCAGTTGCCAAAAAAGCAATACCTGTAAAAAAGGCATCAAAAAAAAGGAAGTACTTAATGGTATACCAGATATAAGAAGATATTTCTATAAAAATGAAACACCACTTTATTTTATAAGTGCTACTAATTTTAATATGCTTGGTGCCGATGAATGGATAAAAGGATTTAAATTTATCTGCCATATTGAGTGCTTTGACGGTCAACACCCTAATGTATTTTCACCTCATGAGGAAATACCTCATGACGAATTCACAAGTATTGAAGATATTAATAACTATCTTTTGCAACATCCAGAGGTTCAAGCATATTTGAACCATAGAAAAAAAGGGAAATCTGCGGGAAAGGCCATGTTTCTAATGTTTGATGAAACGACTGAGAAGCTGGCTAAAAAATTAGGACTTGAAATAATGTTCCCTACTGCAAAGATGCGAACCTTAATGGACAACAAGGTAAATACAAATAGAATTGCCGAAAAAGCAGGTGTGCCTTGCGTGCCTTATGTGCTATCACCTGTTGAAGATTATGCACACCTGAATAAAGTTTCCAAAATTCTTGGTACTGATTTAGTCATTCAAACTCCTTTTGGCGATTCAGGTCATACCACATTTTTTATTTCCAATGAGGAAGAATTCAAAAAATATGAAGAGGAGATAGTTAAAGAAAAAGAAGTTAAAATAATGAAACGTATCAATTGCAAAGGTTCAGCTATCGAAGCCTGCGTTACCAGACACGGAACCATTGTAGCTCCTTTAATGACGGAACTTGTTGGTTTTAAAGAGTTGACTCCTTACAAAGGGGGTTGGTGTGGAAACGAAATTTATCCCAATGCATTTAGTCCTGAAATTCGTGAAAAGGCAACAAAATACACCAATCTTTTCGGTAATCAATTAAGAAAAGAAGGTTACAAAGGCTATTTTGAGCTGGATTTTTTGATCGATCAGGATAATGGTGAAGTTTATCTAGGCGAATTAAACCCTAGGGTTACGGGAGCAAGCTCTATTACTAATCATGCCGTTTTTGCCTTGGCAGATGCGCCTCTTTTTGTATTCCATATTTTGGAATGGATGGATGTGGAGTATGACTTAAACATCAAAGAATTAAATGAGCGATGGGCAAGACAAGAAAATATAGATGGGTGGAGTCAATTGATTATCAAACACACCAAAGATACTATTGAGTATGTTTCTGAAGCCCCAA
The nucleotide sequence above comes from Flavobacteriaceae bacterium HL-DH10. Encoded proteins:
- a CDS encoding biotin carboxylase; the encoded protein is MKKKEVLNGIPDIRRYFYKNETPLYFISATNFNMLGADEWIKGFKFICHIECFDGQHPNVFSPHEEIPHDEFTSIEDINNYLLQHPEVQAYLNHRKKGKSAGKAMFLMFDETTEKLAKKLGLEIMFPTAKMRTLMDNKVNTNRIAEKAGVPCVPYVLSPVEDYAHLNKVSKILGTDLVIQTPFGDSGHTTFFISNEEEFKKYEEEIVKEKEVKIMKRINCKGSAIEACVTRHGTIVAPLMTELVGFKELTPYKGGWCGNEIYPNAFSPEIREKATKYTNLFGNQLRKEGYKGYFELDFLIDQDNGEVYLGELNPRVTGASSITNHAVFALADAPLFVFHILEWMDVEYDLNIKELNERWARQENIDGWSQLIIKHTKDTIEYVSEAPKSGIYKMFDNGHIQFDRMDTHRRAVETENEAFFLHIAKEGDYLYEGADMGILVSRGRMMTNDFKLNARAKNWINAISGKYVSQITEDKREEIVLSGSLTK
- a CDS encoding carbon-nitrogen hydrolase family protein translates to MRPFAIAGIQMKVSAVASNVEMMKLKIDITMNLYPWIQMIMFSELCAYGPLTHTAQPIPNNFEAEMQAMAKKYGIWLLPGSIFEESEGKIYNTATVINPKGKIVTRYRKMFPFYPYETGVTPGQDFCVFDVPKVARFGVSICYDMWFPETIRTLTTMGAEVIMHPTMSGTIDRDIELSIVRAMASVNQCYFFDVNGLDTGGCGRSIVCGPDGRILHQSEGTEEIIPLELNIGMAKRSRELGILRLGQPLKSFRDHIHSGQFGIYQPNIPTPYLDSLGPLVKPTRLDKIAELKIKENLLAQQASPIHYKGDGLI
- a CDS encoding aminotransferase class I/II-fold pyridoxal phosphate-dependent enzyme, which codes for MTKNKTKSAPYYNIGQLRVDYWNKLKIETSELSRCNKGSANETTHKQKVEGLLKDLKGVECFFASPGKERLQKLENAFLSHEYASLSNLVAETTKQLVGDSYRSNLEFITQEENSIESPSEDQYDGARKNHFEVLFVDEISEQEETKLSNSLRLLRSSNDKFTYGVVVQTSFQDAMIALLFNYNIQAVVVRYAPPYYSKGIAPIIKPYIQQVTKLDFSYKSETDLGPLIGSLIKQFRSELDVYYVTDTSLGHLKDSTLKGFRRIFYQTEDIQELHLTIMHGIMERYNTPFFSALVEYSQKPTGVFHAMPISRGNSVFKSRWINDFGDFYGRNMFLAETSATTGGLDSLLQPTGSIKKAQEMARDAYGSQYTYFVTNGTSTANKIVMQALVKPHDVVLIDRDCHKSHHYGLVLAGAYPVYLDSYPIEEYSMYGAVPLEQIKTKLLQLKEAGRLDKVKMLLLTNCTFDGLVYNVERVMEQVLAIKPDMVFLWDEAWFAFAGFAYNYKQRTGMYTANKLYEKYNSPNYRKQYNEHIKELRAGDQSLLPDPDKVRIRVYATQSTHKTLSSFRQGSMIHIWDEDFRRITENTFLESYMTHTSTSPNYQMLASLDVGRRQVQLEGFELVEKSIEMAMVLRAKVNDNPQLSKYFDVLTVHDFIPDKFRQTGLKEYYTKLEGWNRMDEAWEKDDFVLDPTKITLYIGKTGVDGDTFKNKYLMDKFNIQINKTSRNTVLFMTNIGTTRGSITYLINALLKITDELDDELKALNDREREIRDKRIHSLTKEVPPLPDFSYFHHSFQAVPGVPGGNLREAYFLAYDEDNYEYIPLNECLPIMDTGRKLVASTFVIPYPPGFPVLVPGQVVSDEIINFLTVLDVSEIHGYRSDLGLRIFKEKVLNRHKVTTSIGGMSIGKNKKQ
- a CDS encoding VOC family protein, whose protein sequence is MGGIPMSKNKKSNTIKDYVSWFEIPAIDFQQAVHFYNHIFGIEMEQNITDVNAMAFFPVKSGIGGAVIASPGSIPSDTGPLIYLNGGKDLNNVLNKVEEVGGRIVMSKTLISEDAGYFAIFIDSQGNKLALHSKN